From the bacterium genome, one window contains:
- a CDS encoding 3-oxoacid CoA-transferase subunit A: MPTKQICASALEAVADIPDGASILIQSFGPPQAWPTDLLLALRERGVTGLTVICNSPAGGPTSLQILADKAQIRKLICTYAVLPSVPTPIGDMVKGGQIEVELVPQGTLVERVRAGGAGLAAFYTPTGVGTAVAEGKEERVFGGKRHILETAIRADYAFLQGYQADTAGNLTYRRGARNFGPAFATAANCTIAEVREIVEVGRLDPEAVVTPGIFVDRLVRTTQHFDPGVIRQITMMAGRTRAMEGREIEGSAALALPPDLMAMRVAALLRDGEYVNLGIGLPTLVSNYIEGRGVTLHSENGILGYGAFPPEGEEDLDLYNASGQLVTPLPETSYFDSSTSFAMARTGRVSTIVLGAFQVAPNGDLANWNIPATGAGGIGGAMDLAAGGGRIIAMCYQREKNGASKLVPRLTYPPTALACVRHVVTDLAYFDIDGEGFLLREIAPGLGLDDIRSATAAPFRVASDVRDMQFA, translated from the coding sequence ATGCCGACCAAGCAGATCTGCGCCTCCGCGCTCGAGGCCGTCGCCGACATTCCGGACGGCGCGTCGATCCTCATCCAGTCCTTCGGGCCGCCGCAGGCGTGGCCGACCGATCTCCTGCTGGCGCTGCGCGAGCGCGGTGTCACCGGCCTGACGGTGATCTGCAACTCGCCCGCCGGCGGGCCGACGTCGCTGCAGATCCTCGCCGACAAGGCGCAGATCCGGAAGCTGATCTGCACCTACGCGGTGCTGCCGTCGGTGCCGACGCCGATCGGCGACATGGTGAAAGGCGGTCAGATCGAGGTCGAGCTGGTGCCGCAGGGCACCCTGGTCGAGCGGGTGCGCGCCGGCGGCGCCGGCCTGGCCGCCTTCTACACCCCGACCGGGGTGGGCACCGCCGTGGCCGAGGGCAAGGAGGAGCGGGTGTTCGGCGGCAAGCGCCACATCCTCGAGACCGCCATTCGCGCCGACTATGCCTTCCTTCAGGGATACCAGGCGGACACCGCCGGCAACCTGACCTATCGGCGCGGGGCGCGGAACTTCGGCCCGGCGTTCGCCACCGCGGCGAACTGCACGATCGCCGAGGTGCGGGAGATCGTGGAGGTCGGCCGCCTCGATCCCGAGGCGGTGGTGACGCCCGGCATCTTCGTCGACCGCCTGGTGCGGACGACGCAGCATTTCGATCCCGGCGTCATCCGCCAGATCACGATGATGGCCGGGCGCACCCGCGCCATGGAAGGCCGCGAGATCGAGGGCAGCGCGGCGCTGGCGCTGCCGCCCGACCTGATGGCGATGCGGGTGGCGGCGCTGCTCCGCGACGGCGAGTACGTGAACCTCGGGATCGGCCTGCCGACCCTGGTCTCGAACTACATCGAGGGCCGCGGCGTCACCCTGCACTCCGAGAACGGCATCCTCGGCTACGGCGCCTTCCCGCCCGAGGGCGAAGAGGACCTCGATCTCTACAACGCCAGCGGCCAACTGGTGACGCCGCTGCCGGAGACCAGCTACTTCGACTCGTCGACCTCGTTCGCCATGGCGCGCACCGGGCGGGTTTCGACCATCGTCCTCGGCGCCTTCCAGGTGGCGCCCAATGGCGACCTCGCGAACTGGAACATCCCGGCCACCGGCGCCGGCGGCATCGGCGGCGCCATGGACCTCGCCGCCGGCGGCGGCCGGATCATCGCCATGTGCTATCAGCGCGAGAAGAACGGCGCCTCGAAGCTCGTGCCGCGGCTGACCTACCCGCCGACGGCGCTCGCCTGCGTCCGCCACGTGGTGACCGACCTCGCCTACTTCGACATCGACGGCGAGGGCTTCCTGCTGCGCGAGATCGCGCCGGGACTGGGACTCGACGACATCCGCAGCGCCACCGCCGCCCCCTTCCGCGTCGCCAGCGACGTCAGGGACATGCAATTCGCCTAG
- a CDS encoding LemA family protein, which produces MIAIVALGAPLLLLLAVALAFNRLVRRRNLVREAWSGIDVQLTRRHDLVPALVEMVRGHAQFERGVLEDVTRLRGTRASRALQDGENALTSQMRGLLAVAEAYPQLRAGESFLALQQRLSEVENQLQMARRYYNGTVRDYNTAVESFPSNLMARACGFPLEEFFQVESAVERAVPEVRP; this is translated from the coding sequence ATGATCGCCATCGTGGCGCTCGGCGCGCCGCTGCTCCTCCTCCTCGCGGTCGCGCTCGCCTTCAACCGGCTGGTGCGGCGGCGCAACCTGGTACGCGAGGCGTGGAGCGGCATCGACGTGCAGCTCACGCGGCGCCACGACCTGGTCCCGGCGCTCGTCGAGATGGTGCGCGGGCACGCGCAGTTCGAGCGCGGGGTGCTGGAGGACGTGACCCGTCTGCGCGGCACCCGCGCGTCGCGCGCCCTGCAGGACGGCGAGAACGCGCTGACCTCGCAGATGCGCGGCCTGCTGGCGGTCGCCGAGGCCTATCCACAGTTGCGCGCCGGCGAGAGCTTCCTGGCGTTGCAGCAGCGCCTGAGCGAGGTGGAGAACCAGTTGCAGATGGCGCGGCGCTACTACAACGGCACGGTGCGCGACTACAACACCGCCGTCGAGTCGTTTCCCTCGAACCTGATGGCACGCGCCTGCGGCTTCCCGCTGGAGGAATTCTTCCAGGTCGAGAGCGCCGTCGAGCGGGCGGTGCCCGAGGTGCGCCCGTGA
- a CDS encoding DUF2207 domain-containing protein translates to MSLRRRVRRPPAAWRWLLALLLVLLGGGPAGAQEGGERITDYRSDIAVDRAGALTVTETIAVVAAGDHIKRGIYRDFPTTYDGPLGTRVEVPFSVLRIERDGRDEPYHTEARDNGVRIYIGREDVEIPPGPHVYRITYRTAEQLGFFADHDELYWNVTGNGWAFPIERATARVTLPPEVPRDRVTGEGYTGVSGSTERALTTARDPRDGALTFATTRPLDAYEGLTIVAGFPKGYVHEPTADERRAAWMRSNRHLVAGAAGLAVVLLYYLAAWIAVGRDPTRGTIIPLFEPPLGLDAPGVRYVEAMRYDERCFTAALVSLGVKGWLGIEEKDGAFTLSRRDGRQQPLSVSERLLNSALLGGREALALDQKNHGRVRAAIEALRRALAAEYEGAMFRANQRWLWPGVVLSVGALLALGWYGARAGSIVMAFIMVWLGFWTYACLTLLENVRRGWRDAVRPGVGAGSRVLAVALALLFTAFSLPFFAGELFGLFALGQTTSFWAIPLLLLLATVNWLFAYLLKQPTSAGRRVMDQIEGFRMYLTTAEGDALRQAPPKTPARFEAMLPFAIALGVEHAWSARFADVLAAAAAAGHEGAGPAWYGGRPWNQMSAGGFSSMIGSSLASAVASSSVAPGSSSGSGGGGSSGGGGGGGGGGGW, encoded by the coding sequence GTGAGCCTGCGCCGCCGCGTCCGGCGGCCGCCGGCGGCCTGGCGATGGCTCCTGGCGCTGCTGCTGGTCCTGCTCGGCGGCGGGCCGGCGGGCGCGCAGGAGGGCGGGGAGCGCATCACCGACTATCGCAGCGACATCGCGGTCGATCGCGCCGGCGCGCTCACGGTGACCGAGACCATCGCCGTGGTCGCCGCCGGCGATCACATCAAACGCGGCATCTACCGCGACTTCCCCACCACCTACGACGGACCGCTCGGGACCCGCGTCGAGGTGCCCTTCAGCGTCCTGCGGATCGAGCGCGACGGCCGGGACGAGCCGTATCACACCGAGGCGCGCGACAACGGGGTGCGGATCTACATCGGGCGGGAGGACGTCGAGATCCCGCCCGGCCCGCACGTCTATCGCATCACCTACCGCACCGCGGAGCAGCTCGGCTTCTTCGCCGATCACGACGAGCTGTACTGGAACGTCACCGGCAACGGCTGGGCGTTCCCGATCGAGCGCGCGACGGCGCGGGTCACCCTGCCGCCCGAGGTGCCGCGCGATCGCGTCACCGGCGAGGGCTACACCGGCGTCAGCGGCTCGACCGAACGGGCGCTGACCACGGCGCGCGATCCGCGCGACGGCGCGCTGACGTTCGCGACGACGCGGCCGCTCGACGCCTACGAGGGGCTGACGATCGTCGCCGGCTTCCCCAAGGGCTACGTCCACGAGCCGACGGCCGACGAGCGGCGCGCCGCCTGGATGCGCAGCAACCGGCACCTCGTCGCCGGCGCCGCCGGCCTGGCGGTGGTGCTGCTCTACTACCTGGCGGCGTGGATCGCGGTCGGCCGCGATCCGACGCGCGGCACCATCATTCCGCTGTTCGAGCCGCCGCTCGGGCTCGACGCCCCCGGCGTCCGCTACGTCGAAGCGATGCGCTACGACGAGCGCTGTTTCACCGCCGCGCTGGTCAGTCTCGGCGTCAAAGGCTGGCTCGGCATCGAGGAGAAAGACGGCGCCTTCACGCTGAGCCGGCGCGACGGCCGCCAGCAGCCGCTGTCGGTATCCGAGCGCCTGCTCAACAGCGCCCTGCTGGGCGGCCGCGAGGCGCTCGCGCTGGACCAGAAGAACCACGGCCGGGTGCGGGCGGCGATCGAAGCGCTGCGCCGCGCCCTCGCCGCCGAATACGAGGGCGCGATGTTCCGCGCCAACCAGCGCTGGCTGTGGCCCGGTGTGGTGCTGTCCGTCGGCGCGCTCCTCGCGCTCGGCTGGTACGGCGCGCGCGCCGGCAGCATCGTCATGGCGTTCATCATGGTGTGGCTCGGGTTCTGGACCTACGCCTGCCTCACGCTGCTGGAGAACGTCCGCCGCGGCTGGCGCGACGCGGTGCGACCCGGCGTCGGCGCGGGATCGCGCGTCCTGGCGGTCGCGCTCGCGCTCCTGTTCACCGCCTTCTCGCTGCCGTTCTTCGCCGGCGAGCTGTTCGGGCTGTTCGCCCTCGGGCAGACGACCTCGTTCTGGGCGATTCCGCTCTTGCTCCTGCTGGCGACCGTGAACTGGCTGTTCGCCTACCTGCTCAAGCAGCCGACCAGTGCCGGGCGCCGGGTCATGGACCAGATCGAGGGCTTCCGGATGTACCTGACGACGGCCGAGGGCGACGCGCTGCGGCAGGCGCCGCCGAAGACGCCGGCGCGCTTCGAGGCCATGCTGCCCTTCGCCATCGCCCTCGGCGTCGAGCACGCCTGGAGCGCGCGCTTCGCCGACGTGCTGGCGGCCGCCGCGGCGGCCGGGCACGAGGGAGCGGGACCGGCCTGGTACGGTGGCCGCCCGTGGAATCAGATGAGCGCGGGCGGGTTCTCGTCGATGATCGGCTCGTCGCTGGCCAGTGCCGTCGCCTCGTCGTCGGTCGCGCCCGGATCGAGCAGCGGCAGCGGCGGCGGCGGCTCGTCGGGTGGCGGCGGTGGCGGAGGAGGCGGCGGCGGCTGGTGA